One Rhinolophus ferrumequinum isolate MPI-CBG mRhiFer1 chromosome X, mRhiFer1_v1.p, whole genome shotgun sequence genomic window, ACTCACCCTCCCTCTGTAGTTAAGTCTCTTTTTGTTTATAACCTTCACACAACAGGATAGCAAGTCTTCTCACGAACTCTTTCAATCCTTTTATTTGCTGCCGAAAATGCGATCCCCGAAGCAAAGCCGTGTCAGACGTAAATTGTCGATTTAATTTTGGCTCATGGAGAGTTTGCACCAAGCCTTCTAAATTTACAAGGCAtaagaatgataaaaatcagTGTGTGGTGGTAACATTTCTTTGAAACTGATTGATCGAAGGTATGGTTTCCAGCAACGGTTATCGAGTTCTCCAGTGGACTGCAGCGTCGGGAGGCTTTCCGACAAACGAGACAACTTTTGCGAAAATATTACAGGATAAAGGCTATGCCACTGGACTGATAGGTACGTACATTTCAAAGCTTTCAAACCATTACTTGTCTGTGGCGATTCTATTCAACCACAAGGTTTGGAAGTGAAGTGGGTGTGATGCAGTGGGATTTTTCCACCAGACAGAAAGCTCCAGGAATGATGGACGTGCAGGAAGCACGTTCCAACCCAGGCTGCTTGGTACAAAGCAATGCTCAAGAAATCGCAGCTTAATGAAATAGTGGGTATTTCACACAATTTGCTGATGcaccatgataaaaaaaaaaaaaggaacactttTATCTAATTTTAGCAAATTGCCGACTCTTTTCATaatgctgttttctctcttttctgagtAGAAATGTGACGGACTGTAAGGCTTAGTACTCCCTTCGCTGCTTCTATAAATAGCATGTTTATGTTTCTATATGTCAGTGTGCCATGGcacacatacaatgaaataacATTAAGGGCAAGCGTGTCTTGAGAGGAGACCAAGTTGTCATCATTTCCACGTTAATCACTTTTATTCACAGTACGATGTATTGGCCACCAAGAGCAAAACTAGCTGTTACCCTCAATATAAAACCCAAAAGACtcttcattatcatttttttaagacAGAAGAGCAGGATATCCCTTGGGAAATCACATGACGTTTTCTGGATGACAAACGCCATGGGGGTGAAAGCACACAGATCTCTTCAGCAACACTCCAGTGCATGATGACGGCCCAAAAGCTAAAGCATCTTACATTGGTTGAACGTTAAAGGTGGATTCTGTAAAATCCAGCACGACCTTCGCCAGCATTCTGGTGGATTGGCAAAATGAGGGATAATTCCAAGGTCAGGAAAACTTTTGCCCATCCTGATTCTATCAGATTGAGTTTTGGGGAGCAATCTGATGACGCTGAGCCTTCCCTAATCTCTGCTGTAGATTGCTGCAAAATCAGGTGTAGAGTGGAGTCAATAATGGGTATCGAAGATATCAGGTCCTGAACCCTGGAACCTGCAAAGTTCCAGGAGGCAGCCACCAGTCCAGAAGGAGGCAGCCACCAGtccagggacgcctggagcccccaggagctggaagaggcaggagggaccgtcccctggAGCCTCCGGGGGAGCGTGGCCCTGGAATACCATGATGGCACACTCCTGGTCTCTATGACTGTGAGAACATAAATTACTGAACATAAGCAATCAAGTTATGGTAATTTGAGACTATAGCACAGGAAACAATACACCACGTGGCGCTGCCACAAAGGGTCCCATTTCCCTGAAACAAAGAGACCAGGCTGTGGAGCCCATCACACACTACCAGCATCTCCGTGCATCCCCACCCCATTCCAGCGATGTGCCTGGAACATGACACGCACGCCATACCTACCTCCCAAGGGATGGATGTGCAGCCAACTGTCACCGTGACCTATGTCTTTGCCTTTCAGGAAAATGGCATCTGGGTCTCAACTGTGAGTCCTCCGACGATCACTGTCACCATCCACTCCACCACGGATTCGACCATTTCTACGGAATGCCGTTCTCTTTGATGGGAGATTGTGCCCAGTGGGACATGTCGGAGAAGCGTGCGGGCCTGGAGCGCAAACTCAACTTGTGCTTTCACATCGTGGCTTTTGCTGCCCTCACGCTTACCGCTGGGAAACTCACCCGCCTCCTGTCCATCTCGTGGACGCCGGTCATCGGGTCGACCATGGTGGCCATCTTGCTCTTGACGACCTCGTACTTCGTCAGCCCTCTGATTGTTCATGCGGActgttttctgatgagaaatcacaGCATCACTGAGCAGCCCATGCACTTCCAGAGGACGACGTCTCGCTTTCTCAAGGAGGTCTCGTCCTTTGTCAGAAGGTGGGTGTCAAAGGGCCAGCGTCACCCGAGGCCTCTGTTTCACGATGAAAATGCATTCAGATTAGTCTTCTGTAACGGGTATTCGAATGGTGACATGGCCGTAGCCCAGAAAGACGTTTTTGGTAAAATGGGCCATGGACGATGTGTAGCTGAGCCCACCTTGGTCGTGTGCATTGAAACTAGGGACCACAAGTTTGCAGCTGCCTCTTCCTACGTGGGGGCCAGTCCCAATCCATTAGCACCGCAGGGCTATATTTAACTAATACATCAACATGAATCACCTCAAGAATCTTCACAGTAAATTCTAAGTAGTTTTAAACCTCTATTATCAGGATGAGATGCTTTGCTGTTAACTTCAGATTCGATGTAAATTTGAGTGACGAGGGGACTTACTCTGTCAAACCAAGAGGGACATGATGAAAAGCGACACTAAATAGAAACTGTTCCAAGCTCTCCAAGAATGTTCCAGTCAAGTGGGTGACACCACCAACCCCCACCTTACCTGGTGGCGATGAGGTTAGGATCATGTTCTAGAACATTCCGACAGAGTTCTTGAAAGAATTGCCTGACATGGGTCACGCATGAAGCTGATGATTAGCTTGCAGATTAAAAGAGGGGAGCCCGATTACGTCTAAGTCCCTTCTTGATTATACGAATTAGAATTAAATTctattaaatgagaatttaaatgtataaaatatacatagattAGACCATAAAAATCACACAGAGAAAGGTGAAGATGAGGCAATGCCTAGCTAGGGGGGCACCAAACTGGATATAATAACCGAATATACATCATTTTTAACACGTGTTTTTCCATCCCAATTTCATGTCTTAAAGTTCATTGCTTGAGACCCGttataaagaaaactgaaggtgCAATATCACTTATCCCATAAGCTACGTCTCGAGGTGGAACTATATACTGAAATGATTGCATCAATAAATGACACTCACTTGGTATTCTCTTACTTTCAGTCGTCAGAAGCACGTAGAGTTAGAAAATAATACCGTTTAGGGAAAAAGATGTACAAAATCAGCGTGGATTTTTCAAGACGGTAAAAGGAAAACATCATTCCATTAAAGATTCTcaaacacaagagtcaccttttgAACAACTTTTACACATCTGCTCCTGGTGGGTTGAGTAGCAAAGACCAATATTTGACTAAGGACATGACAATTTAGATCTCTGTTTTGTAGCACTGGGACCTCCATCTCTGTTTtgacaataataattaataataataataactccagCCCCgtatttaattttagaaacaagCAAAGACCTTTCCTCCTCTTTGTCTCCTTTCTACACGTCCACACACCTCTTGTCACTACTGAGAAGTTCCTCGGTGCAAGTCTCCATGGGCTCTACGGGGACAACGTGGAGGAAATGGACTGGATGGTGGGTAAGTGCTTCTTCCAGCTAAAAACGTGATGGTCCCTCATCcagcaggaggaaaagaaatgaagagtgagAAGGGGAGACTAGTCCAGATTAAAGATAGCAGGGACAGTGCTGGTATCGCAATCTCGCTAAGGGTCTAAAGTTAAGGGTCTAAAGTACCAGATCAGACAATGACATttgcaaactcaccctagaaaaagtgctacacacctcattgctgaaagtacagtcacctttgaagtactccccttgggaagctatgcaccgatgccagtgcctagtccacccttcaaagcaattttggaactctttttttctggaatggccatcagagctgttgtattacccttgatgtcctgaatgtcatcaaaatgtcttcctttcaatatttcctttatctttaggcaaagaaagaagccattgggggacagatcaagtgagtagggagggtgttccaatacagttatttgtttactggctaaaaactccctcacagacagtgccgtgtgagctggtgcattgtcgtgatgcaagagccatgaattgttggtgaaaagttcaggtcgtctaacctttttcacgcagccttttcagcacttccaaagagtcaACTTGGTTAagtttttgtccagttggtacaaattcataatgaataatccctccgatatcaaaaaaggttagcaacatcatagcaacaagttcacaaacttaattgtcagacctcgtatcaCCAGGTACATCCTTACTCCATTTCTTTTGTTCATGTGGTGTTGGGCTGAGAGGGTCGGGAGCTACAGAATAATTGTAATCAGAGATTATAGATGGACATGTGCTCTTTTAAATCTTCTGAAAACATCATCTTGGAGTAAGACACGTGATTTGGATGAATTGTTGAGAAAAAATAGTGGAAGTTGGAAGACTTTTGTGCAATGATTTATTTCACATCACTTCCACCAGGGAAGGGCAAATTTACTCATCACTGCCAGTACGgtggaaaagattaaaaatcatgGAAAATATGGGGTATTTAATGTGATATcaaatattgtgtttttaaaattacattcacaatgtcccaatttggggaaaaaaatatttcaagtgaatAAATGTGCAGATGTATGtaattagtatttattgaatgaaaaagacTGGAAATTTTACAAGACAGAGTTAAGAAACCCCTAATTTCATCAACTAAGGAACTCATCACTTCGCTTAAagaatcttttcaatgtattcaCTTTTTCTGTCCCAATTTAAAACTCAGTCAAGCAACTGTATGATATTTTTTTCGTGAAAATTATTATCAGGATGTGAGTAGGTAGAAGAAAAGGGATTTTTAGGGAAGGAAAACTATTCTATACAATACCATAATGGTGGATACAGGACGCCACGCATTTATCAAAACCCTTACGATGCACAAAACTAAGCATGAACCCTAACGTTACGTGTGAATTTAGTTAATATAGTGGATCAATATTGGCTCACCGATTAGAACACTGATCAGCTTATCCATAAACCTAGAcctattccaaaaaataaaagctatcaaTTAAGGGGGAGGGAAATTTACCCACACATTTAAAACTCCTTGtccaaaagaaaacaactaaGGAGGAATAAAATGGCCCACGAATGGATggaaccaaaaggaaaaacacagagtGAGGTGCTTGATTTAAAGCTAACTGTTTGGACGATGGTCTCCCACTTAAGTGGTCTAACACACTGATTAAAATGCAGAGATTTTCAgactgtataaaaaaaaaaaaaagcaagatcaaaccaaaaagaaatacagttttttttgttttgttttgtttttcatttgtaccttttgaccaccttcgcCTaattcccccatcccccaccgCTGGCAGCCCTCACTCTTCTCTGTTTGTATAAGAttgtttggttttgattttccattaagtgagatcatatgatatttgtctttctctgtctgacttatttcagtgaGCATAATACCCtgtgggtccatccatgttgccagaAGTGACAAGAAATTCCTTGTCATGgctaaatattatatttcatggctaaataatatttcatggtgTGGAcataccaccttttctttattcatctctccaccaatggacacttaggttgtttccacgtcttggctattgtaaatgttGCTTCAGTGAATATGGGGGTgcagaaatctattttcttttgcaCGATTAACTGTTTTTTGGTATTGTTACAGAACTTTTGACCATTACCACTACTTAATTTCAGAACTCTAGGAAACTTAGAAGCACCAAGGGGGACTTTTGTTCACCGAGGCACATACATTGTCCAATGGCATTTTCAGCCTCCTTCCTAAACCTGCCTGGAAcctatcctttttttctttttctattttctctctaatCTTCTTTTGTCTCAATTTTAACCTTTTTACTATTTTGTCCTTTGTAGCATATACCCTTGCAGGTTGCCtgaaacattttggaaagagACTGGGCCATAAAGTTATGTATCCATCTTAGATGGCGGGTGTTCAGAGTAGTACAATTCTGCCAGTCATTTCCATTACGCCGTAACATGCAAGACTCGTTTGAAGGGTTCCGAAACACTACAGGACAGCCTGAAAGTCTGGTGTAAGGTAGCCATCCAGGTGGACGGGCTCAAACACACCGATTTCTTGCAGGAAGGGTCCTTGACTCTTTGGACACAGAAGGTCTCACCAATAGGACCCTCGTTTATTTCACGTCAGATCATGGAGGATCTTTAGAGTCTCAACTGGGAAACAAGCAGTATGGTGGCTGGAACGGGATCTATCGAGGTAAGCGCGACAGTCCCAGAGTTGTGTCTACGGTCTTCCCTGTAATTCCCAACCCTTACTGCTGGAATGGGGCCATCCACCTCAAGAGACACGGGGAAGGGTTGGTCAccagaggggagggtggtgggtggctgggtgagaaaggggaaggattaggaagtacaaatggacagttacgaaatagtcacggggatgtgaagtacagcacagggaatatagtccataatattatAACTCTGTAGAGTGCCAGGTGGagactagacttattgggggaatcacttagtaagttatatacatgtctaaccactatgcactCTGAAATCAACatgaaataatatggaatgtcaactatagctgaaaacaaaaatacataattgaaaaaaaaaattaatccaaagacagagagaatgcTACTGACCCAAGGCGGCTTCTTTAATCAAGGGCAGAAAGTACCATTTGCCAAGCTCCgatgtgaatttttcttttttgcacaaCTCActgtttttcagtatattcacagaatgttTGACCATCACCGCTACTTGATTTTAGACCATTTCCATCACCTTGAAAAGAAACGCAGACATCCGTTTGCAGTTACTAGTCATTGCACCCACCTTCAGCAACTACTTGTCTCTCTTCATTGTTTCCCCATTCGAAcctttcatgtaaatggaatcatacgacATGGGGTCCTTTGCAACTACCTTTTCACTCAGAATGATGTTTTCTgggttcatccatggtgtagccTGTTTCTGCGCTTCCTCCTTTTTTAATGGCTCAgcagtatttcattgtttggatggagcacattctgtttatccacCCACCTGCTGACAGACTCAGGTTTGCACGTCACGTTTGGGTAGTGCATTCGGGAAATCGGCCATCTGTGGTGGCCACTTACATTCAAACTAGGATTTTATTGATGACAGACACATCATGATTTGATGTCTTGCAAAGTTAAAAACAAGTAGAAAGTTTAAATCATCTATGAGAAGCAAGCATTTCTGGTTTTTAATCACattcttttctgttcttgtttAAACCCAGGTGGCAAAGGCATGGGCGGCTGGGAAGGTGGGATCCGAGTCCCGGGAATCGTCTGCTGGCCTGGGGTGCTCCCGGCCGGCCGAGTGATCCAGGAGCCCACCAGCCTGATGGATGTCTTCCCCACGGTGGTGCAGCTGGCGGGCGGCCAGGTGCCCCAAGACAGGTAGACAACAGCCCAAGGAAAGCAATTCCGTTTTGCATAGAGACAAACATGTACAGGAATTGTCACTGTCACCTTCGCAGGGCATAAAGCATCCATGAAATCAATCTCTGGAGACAGAGAATGCCTTATTTCCCTTTTCCTGATTCTTAAGTCGGGCCCATTTCATTCTAAGGGCGATTGTCATGGGAAAAATCTAGCAATTTATCACAAGAAATTACTTTTTGATCCAGTGTGGTCCAAACTTTTTATATGATTCCAGTTTTTCTGGTCTTAAAAACAGAtagaaaatttgggggaaaaatagaaagtaaaacaatATCATAATCTAAACAGCCTAGAGATGAATATgtgtatgttacatatatattatacatatttattttatatagtcttTATATATACACAGGGTgcaataaatgtatacacactttaagaaaggaaaaaactgttattaaaattgtaatactcaatatacacggataacaaaagatgaatacaagtcacgtttgacttctgcaattacaagaggtgatcaaagtggttcccatcagcgtaattttaagttttttcctttcttaaaatgtatatacacttttttacaccattattacatattatttgtaTGTACTTATCTATTatgtgtatatacttatatatatatataaacctttatatatttatatatataaatctttatatgtttatatatatttatatgcatataaatatatatatatataaatctttgtgAGTAGACAAGAAATTTAATGGATTCATGGTATTTTCTTTCAACCACCCTCTTATGGGAAGCTGTCACCCCATTagccttgtttcctttttttttttttaatagtgttttgTCATTTACTCCGTCATAATTATGTCCTTAGTAAAAACCCCTAGAAGTTGAATCTCTCGTTTAAAGAGTGCGGCTGTTTATAGCTAGATCTCTTCAGACATTTTGTCAAATTGTTTTGTAGAAATTGCTACCATCCATAggtgtctatttttaaaactcagagaaCTAAATTTAAATTATGCATGTGCATATGTGGTTTATTATCTGTGTGAATTGTGCACGTGTGTGCTGTAATTTCCATTGCTTCTCATTAGAGAGGTTGAATATATCATTTGAACATTTCACACCTTTACATTGTCCTGTTTTCTCTCATTGGATTTCATATCTCTGGTGGCTGCgtttatttttcccccctaattggctgttttttaaatttaatttataatatttcatgtgttttaaaaatgaaaatttgtctGTCCGGTATCCTGCAAATGTGTTtcactaaaaagtaaaataaattcagCCACATGGTGTTGATTGgttttatagatatatatcaacatgatttataataaatgcatacatatgtgtgtgtatacaaatatatgtatttggaagtgaaatgatatgtatatatgtatatacacacatatactttattacattatatatattacatacataaatatataataaaataatataaatatatatgcagcaTATATCTATATtacatacaatatattaatacatatatatgtattgtatatgtataatacctaataatgtattatacattgtatatacaatatatattcttttatttttttcatcacaaCTCTGTGGGcaactgtaaaaaaaatgtatcatcgGTATTTATGATTGAATTTTGACACACCAGATCCTGAAAAGTGTTCAAAACTAATTTCAGGAACATTAGAAAGGGTCACCGCAGTTTCCCATGGAGGCGTTTCGCTGCCATCCGACGGTGCACAAAGTTAGGGATCCAGTGTCATTGACGCGTATTTGTAGCACAGGATTTCCACGTAGTGAGTGGTGGGCGAGGAACAAAGTAACACGGAATCACGGACACGTTTCCCATCCTGGAGCAAGTGACCGTGTAACTGGGAAATAAACCGTGTGGGAAGGTCTGTGGCTACCCATCAAACGCATGGATGTAGGCTGTGTCCTGAGAAGGGTGGCAGCAATGGCACTGGAATGTCAACACCTGCGCCCTGGACACTCTTTGGTGAGTGGGGAAGAGAAGAAGCAACGCCGGTGCCCCACACTCTGCAGACAACGAAATGGCTCAAAGTCCCATCGAAGGGGACCCAGATTCCAGAATGGCTAAAGCCCTCCCCGGTACGAGAGCAAAACGACGTTCCAATGATTCGGTAGCTTATTTTCACATCCATACCAAGCTTGGGTGGACAGTCACTTAAGCTGAACAGGCTGGTCCTCAAGGAGCTTTTAGGCAATGTCTGCAGGTGGGTACGTTGCCTAAGCTTGAATGCTCACTCGTGCCATGTTCCAGCCTGACTCCGTGTTCCCATCTGCAGGGTGATCGATGGCCGGGACCTGCTACCGTTGCTGCTGGGCAAAGCGCAGCACTCAGACCATGAGTTCCTACTGCATTACTGTGAGAACTTACTGCACGCAGTCCGGTGGCACCAAAGGGACAGTGAGTAGGCTGGGTGATGGAGCCCCTTCCAGCTGTCAATCATCTCACCTGGGAAAGGAGTTATTCCTACGGTTTCGGCATACCTTGGGGGATTTTCTATGCTTCTCTGCCTCCCACAGTGATGTGAAGTGCAacttctgtcacacacacacacacacacacacacacacacacacacgcacgcacgttGCGGCCTGTCTCTTACTTTGCAGGTCTGCTCTCTCAATCTAGCTTGCTTTCCCCGTGCCTTAACCACCTTAGCTTAATGCCACAATTTCATCTTCATTGGAAAAGGATGGGTCCTGGTGACAGCCCTCTCCTGGGGGTCCTCCCTCGGAGGAGAGATGGCTCTGCTCTGTACcccttcttctaaggacactgaTTGCATCGTGGGGGCcctgccctcatgacctcatctcaCCCTAAGCACTTCCCCACCTCTTATCACCATCCCATTGGGGGTCTAGAATTTTCACACCGATACTCTACTGTGTGGATGGGCCCCACTGTGTCCGTCCATTCATCACTCGATGGACATTCGCTTCTGGCCACTGGGACCCACACTGCCCTTGAGCCGAGCGTCCTCTTTCTCTGTGCCAACCCCCGGCGGTTCTCGCCTTCCCAGGAGGAGCTGTATGGAAGGTCCACTACGTGACCCCGCGGTTCCACCCAGACGGAGCCGGTGCCTGCTACGGGAAGATGGTGTGCCCCTGCTCTGGGGACAAGGTGATCCATCATGAGCCGCCTTTGCTTTTTGACCTCTCGAGAGACCCTTCGGAGGCCCACGCGCTCACGCCCGCCACAGAGCCCTTGTTCTATGAGGTGATGGAGAGAGTGGCTCAGGCAGTGAAGGAGCACCGCCGGACACTCAGCCTGGTTCCGCTGCAGCTGGACGGGTCGGACAACAGCTGGAAGCCATGGCTGCAGCCCTGCTGCGGCCCGTTTCCCCTCTGCTGGTGCGACCAGGAAAGCGACTCACAGTAGTCACCGACTGGGAAACGGGGACACGGGGTCCCTGAGGTCTGGATTTGACTCACTGGGGGGGAAATAAAACTCCACTGTGAACTTCAGTCATCCATTTGTGCGGCATTGAATCATTCTGCCAGTTCTaaagacaaagggacaaagaagcAGCCGTCATGTCCAAATGCCATTAAATAAAATGCACTATGGACCGGCCGGCCGGGCCACACAGCAGGGAAGTGGGGTTTCTTGTCAAAGCCCCCCATTCCCACCTGGCAAAGGCtgttctgtccccacagagtgCCCAACCCACGAGGGAAGCAGTTTCTATGTTATAGGCATTGGCAGACACCAAGGGGACTAACGGGTCCTGATACAGCATGACTGGGACCATGTTAAAACGCATGGGTTCATCATTTTCAACAGACGAGGACAGGGCATGTTTCCAGTGGGAACTATTTCCAAGTGATAGTCCCTAATGATCTGGGCAAACTCAGAATTTGGGACACGTGCTGGATACTCAACATTCTTGCTCGCTCTCTGTTAGGACATCACTGCATGTCCAGCTCCCTTGCCCCTGGCTTTGCACTTGATCTGCCCAGGACGGGGTACCAGCAGGAGAGTGAGATGGAGATTCTATACCAGACCCTTGCCCCCAACCCGCTCTGTCCctacacaatacacacacacacacacacacacacacacacacacacacacacacttagtgGTAGGGCAGGCCGTAACAGAGGACCCCAGCCTGGGcaaacaacagacatttctctctcccagtcctggaggctggagcctgaggtccaggtgtcccagggctggtcccccctgaggcctccctcctgggcgtGTGGACGGCCGTCTGCTTCCCGTGTCCTCACACGGTCGTCCCTCTGTGTTCTCATctcctcttctgataaggacacaGTCCTaatggatcagggcccaccccagGGACCTCATGTTACCTTAATCCCCTTTACAGACCTGTCTGcaagtacagtcacattctgaggtcctgggggtcagGGCTCCAATGTGTGAacttggagggacacaattcaatccattgCACATTctctgctgggggctgggagagaggtCTTGGCTTTCCAACAGTTCTTTCTGTCTCCAGATGCAAGTAacacttctctccctcccagctCTCCAAACCCAGGGCTGCGACAAGTCACCTTGACCCTTGTTACAGACCCAAAGACATTCTCCTCAAACCATCCCATGCCAGGTGACAGAGAaactccagcctccaggacacaCAGCGGCTCACCTGTCAGCCAGAGCCACATCCATCTCTGCCTAATTCTGCCTGGAGTCGATTCCCCTTTGGGGTAAAGAAAGGGATGATGATACAGCATCACCCCAGACCCCAGCTCCCTGCCCACAGCCATGGTTTCTCGAACACGGACGCAGCTCTTTCAGCCAGCCGTGCCCTGAATATCTGTCCCCCTGACCCCCTTCTGACCTGTTCAGAATAAGCTGTGCCTGGTCCCCTCAACTCCCAGGGCCATTCACACCCTTGTCCCTAATGGTTTTGAAGCCACCAGTGTCCCCATGTTCTTAAAGTCAGTTCACACCCATAGGATCAGGTTCATCCTCCCTCCCTACCCCTACAAGC contains:
- the ARSL gene encoding arylsulfatase L, whose amino-acid sequence is MGRLEHACLSFRSWLAVTAAAFLLGVRPSACSDLTGSRPNILLLMADDLGIADIGCYGNATIRTPNIDRLAARGIRLTQHIAAASVCTPSRAAFLTGRYPIRSGMVSSNGYRVLQWTAASGGFPTNETTFAKILQDKGYATGLIGKWHLGLNCESSDDHCHHPLHHGFDHFYGMPFSLMGDCAQWDMSEKRAGLERKLNLCFHIVAFAALTLTAGKLTRLLSISWTPVIGSTMVAILLLTTSYFVSPLIVHADCFLMRNHSITEQPMHFQRTTSRFLKEVSSFVRRNKQRPFLLFVSFLHVHTPLVTTEKFLGASLHGLYGDNVEEMDWMVGRVLDSLDTEGLTNRTLVYFTSDHGGSLESQLGNKQYGGWNGIYRGGKGMGGWEGGIRVPGIVCWPGVLPAGRVIQEPTSLMDVFPTVVQLAGGQVPQDRVIDGRDLLPLLLGKAQHSDHEFLLHYCENLLHAVRWHQRDRGAVWKVHYVTPRFHPDGAGACYGKMVCPCSGDKVIHHEPPLLFDLSRDPSEAHALTPATEPLFYEVMERVAQAVKEHRRTLSLVPLQLDGSDNSWKPWLQPCCGPFPLCWCDQESDSQ